Genomic segment of Candidatus Baltobacteraceae bacterium:
GAACTCGCGAAGGTGTTCCCTAAAGAAGACGGCAGCCCGACGCCGGCCTATCGCGTTGCCGAGCTCTACTTCGATGACTACAAGAGTGCGTGCGCCGCAGTAGCAACACCCGAAGGTCAAGCACTCATCGCCGACGCAAAAGCCCTCGGCACCGGCGGCGTGAAGTTTCTCCTCTGCGACATCGAAAGCGCCTAAACAACAAGCGTGATCCTTCGACAAGCTCATCCTTCGACAAGCTCAGGATGACAGGGGGTGGGGGTCGGCGGCGGCGCGTTCGCGGAGGCGGTAGCGTTGGACTTTGCCGGTTTCGGTGCGCGGAAGCTGCGCGACGAATTCGATCTCGCGCGGCGCTTTGAACGCGGCGATTCGATCGCGGACGAAGCCTTTGAGTTCCTCGCATTTCGCATCGTCGGGCGCGCAGCC
This window contains:
- a CDS encoding EthD family reductase gives rise to the protein MSVKLTVVYDNPTDPAAFEEHYKSKHVPLAGKVPGVRRAELAKVFPKEDGSPTPAYRVAELYFDDYKSACAAVATPEGQALIADAKALGTGGVKFLLCDIESA
- a CDS encoding 2-aminobenzoate-CoA ligase; this translates as SGPEVEQALLAHDHVRECAVVAKPDPVHSTSIVKAYVVLTDGCAPDDAKCEELKGFVRDRIAAFKAPREIEFVAQLPRTETGKVQRYRLRERAAADPHPLSS